Below is a window of Agathobacter rectalis ATCC 33656 DNA.
GGTAAAATACTATGCAGATACCTGCGGCAGCGATTTGCTGGAAAGTACACTTCTTGATGTGCTTGATACACCTGTTTCTCCTGAGCTTTTACCACCTGAAAACGGTAAGATTTCACAGAAGACAGAGGATCTTGTGGGCCCTTATGAGCTGCATGACTTCTTCCTTTACAATATGCTGCGCTGCGGCTATGCTCCTGCCAAGGTTTACCGCCTTGCAAGGATAGCATTTGAAGGAAAATATGATGATGAGTTTATTCTCAAATGGCTTAAGAACTTCTATCGCAGATTTTTCGCACAGCAGTTCAAGCGCTCATGTCTGCCGGATGGACCAAAGGTAGGAACAGTGGCGGTCTCACCGAGAGGAGACCTAAGGATGCCTTCTGATGCGTGTGGACGTATCTGGATGGATGAGGTTGATAAGCTGTAATAGTAAGAGGAGAACAATGGGAAAGACACATAAGAAAACTCATAGAAGGCAGGGAAGCATAAAACGTGCAAGGCACCGCGACAGGCGCATGAAAATAGGCGCAATAGTTCTTTGTGCAGCGATAATCATAACAACATTTCTGGCGTGTGGCATGCAGCTTTTAGTTCCCGTAGCTGACGCGGTGGTAGGTGCTGATAATAAGACGCAATCAAGAGATGTTGATGTGCAGAAGAATAATAATTCACTTACCGCATCTAAAATGGATTCAGAAAAAAAGCAAAACAGCTCAGAGGCTGATGTAAACTCTGCGGAGCAAGACAGTGAGCCTGACAAGGAAACGAAGCTTGATGAGATACTTCACAGTGCAAAGTATCCGGGACAGCTAAAGGAGCTTGCCAAGAAAAATGATGAGGCAATTGACTTCATATATGAGTATCCTAAGGAGCATTCGATAGAGCATGATATTGATCTGACTGCAGAGGCTTCGCAGGATACAGTACCTCTTTTGCAGCAGTGGGATAAGAGATGGGGCTATGAAAAGTACAGTGGCAATTATTTTGCGGCGAGTGGCTGCGGTCCGACTGCACTTTCGATGGTTGTATTATATCTGACACATGATGCACAGGCATCCCCTCTTGCGGTGGCAGAGTATGCAAAGGAGGCCGGCTACAGTGTGGATGGCTCCGGAAGTGCATGGAATCTTATAAGCAAGGGCTGCAGGCACTACGGGGTAAATGCAAAGACTATAAAGGTGGATGAGGATACATTTAAAG
It encodes the following:
- a CDS encoding C39 family peptidase gives rise to the protein MGKTHKKTHRRQGSIKRARHRDRRMKIGAIVLCAAIIITTFLACGMQLLVPVADAVVGADNKTQSRDVDVQKNNNSLTASKMDSEKKQNSSEADVNSAEQDSEPDKETKLDEILHSAKYPGQLKELAKKNDEAIDFIYEYPKEHSIEHDIDLTAEASQDTVPLLQQWDKRWGYEKYSGNYFAASGCGPTALSMVVLYLTHDAQASPLAVAEYAKEAGYSVDGSGSAWNLISKGCRHYGVNAKTIKVDEDTFKERLDEGNLIVVNVGPGDFTEKGHFMVITGYDDEGFTINDPNSIIKSNTHWQFERLGSQIRAAWRMFV